A segment of the Streptomyces sp. P9-A2 genome:
CTGGAGCTGAGCGTGGACCGCGGCTCCCCCGTACCGCTGTACTTCCAGCTGTCCCAGCAGTTGGAAGCCGCCATCGAGCACGGCAGGCTGACCCCCGGAAGTCTGCTGGGCAACGAGATCGAGCTGGCCGGGCGCCTCGGCCTGTCCCGGCCGACCGTCCGTCAGGCCATCCAGTCCCTCGTCGACAAGGGCCTGCTCGTGCGGCGGCGCGGAGTCGGCACCCAGGTGGTGCACAGTCAGGTCAAGCGGCCCCTGGAGCTCAGCAGCCTCTACGACGATCTGGAGTCCGCCGGGCATCGCCCCGCCACGAAAGTCCTGGTCAACACGGTCGTCCCCGCCTCTCCCGAAATTGCCGCCGCCCTCGGGGTGGCCGAGGCGGGCGAGGTGCACCGCATCGAGCGGCTGCGGTTCGCGCACGGGGAGCCGATGGCGTACATGACCAACTACCTGCCGCTCGGGCTGCTCGACCTGGACACCCGCCAGCTGGAGGCCACCGGTCTGTACCGGCTGATGCGGGCGGCCGGGATCACCCTGCACAGCGCCCGCCAGACCATCGGCGCCCGCGCCGCCGGGGCCGCCGAGGCCGAGCGGCTCGGTGAGCAGCGGGGCGCCCCGTTGCTCACCATGCAGCGCGTGACCTTCGACGACACCGGTCGTACCGTGGAGTTCGGCACCCACACCTACCGGCCCGACCGCTACTCGTTCGAGTTCCAGCTGCTCGTACGGTCGTGACGCCCCGGGTCACGGAGGTCCTGGGTTATCGGAGTTCCTGAGTTCCGGGAGTCCGTGGTCCGGAAGTCCGTGGTCCGGAAGTCCGAGGCCCACGGCCTTCCTTTCCCGGTTCCGAAGTCCCGGTGAACCTCAGGTGACTTGAGGGACTTGAGGTGATCTTCGTCGTGTTGTCCGGACAATGTGACCAGATCATGGAATGGGGTGTCGAAAGGTGAGGGATGTCCCCTCGGCGGAGCTGCCGGAAGGCACCGGGGGAGCCCTCGGGAAGCCGTTCGAGAGAGATCGGGAAACCGCCGGGAAGCGGCCGGAAGCGCCCCGCAAGCGTCACGCGTCACGTGATCCCTTTGCTCCCGGGTACGCCACCCTGGGTCACCGTGAGGCAGAATCGGCGACGATGAGCACCTACCGCGACCTCACACTCCCCAGGGCATTGAGTTCCGCCCGGGCGGGCGCCGCCCCCATCGGCTCCCGCCGTGCTCCCGCCGTGCTCCGCACGGTCGGCACCCGGGAACGCCGCTCGTACCTGACGGCACCGCGCGTGCCGACCGTCGGCATCGACATCGGCGGCACGAAGGTGATGGCGGGCGTCGTCGACGCAGACGGCAACATCCTGGAGCGGCTCCGCACGGAGACCCCGGACAAGTCCAAGAGCCCGAAAGTCGTCGAGGACACCATCGTCGAACTGGTGCTTGACCTGTCCGACCGGCACGACGTGCACGCGGTCGGCGTCGGCGCGGCCGGCTGGGTCGACGCCGACCGCAACCGCGTGCTGTTCGCCCCGCACCTGTCGTGGCGCAACGAGCCGCTGCGCGACCGCCTCGCCGGCCGGCTCGCCGTTCCCGTCCTGGTCGACAACGACGCCAACTCCGCCGCCTGGGCCGAATGGCGCTTCGGCGCCGGGCGCGGCGAGGACCACCTCGTCATGATCACGCTGGGCACCGGCATCGGCGGCGCGATCCTCGAGGACGGTCAGGTCAAGCGCGGCAAGTACGGCGTCGCCGGCGAGTTCGGCCACATGCAGGTCGTCCCCGGCGGCCACCGCTGCCCCTGCGGCAACCGCGGCTGCTGGGAGCAGTACAGCTCCGGCAACGCACTGGTCCGCGAGGCGCGCGAACTGGCCGCCGCGGACTCGCCGGTCGCCTACGGGATCATCGAGCACGTCAAAGGGAACATCGCCGAGATCAGCGGCCCGATGATCACCGAGCTGGCCCGTGAGGGCGATGCCATGTGCATCGAGCTCCTCCAGGACATCGGCCAGTGGCTCGGCGTCGGCATCGCCAACCTCGCCGCCGCCCTCGACCCCTCCTGCTTCGTCATCGGCGGCGGGGTCTCGGCCGCCGACGACCTGCTGATCGGCCCCGCGCGGGACGCGTTCAAGAGGCACCTCACGGGCCGCGGCTACCGCCCCGAGGCCCACATCGTCCGCGCCCAGCTCGGCCCCGAGGCCGGCATGGTCGGCGCCGCCGACCTCGCCCGCCTGGTCGCCCGCCGCTTCCGCCGTGCCAAGCGCCGCCGGGTCGAACGCTACGAGCGCTACGAGCGGTATGCGGAGGCCGGCCGGGCCAACCAGGAGACGCCGTGACGGGCGACGGTCCCCCTCGGGCGCATGATCCGCCGCAGGGCGCTCACCCTGCTGATCATCGTGCTGCTCATCGGTGTCCCGGCCGGGTACCTGATGATCTCCGCGAACCAGAGCCGGGCCAGCGGCAAGGACAAGGAGGCCAGGTACTCGGCGAACAGCCTGACCCAGGGCTGGCCGTCGAAGGTGCAGCGCCGCCTCTACCAGGTGCCGGTCCCGCACCCCGCCTGGTGGGTGGCCACCTACGAGACGAACAACTGGAAGACCAGCCGCCTGTACGTCGAGTTCGAGACCACCGACGCCGGTCTGAGCGCCTTTCTCACCAGTATGGGCGTGCAGCGGGACGACCTGAAGCGGGATGGCATCACCATCAGCGACCGCGACCGGGAAGTCACCGGCTGGAAGTTCGACCGCCCCGGCATCTGGTCCGGTCTCGTCAACGAACGGAAGAACCCCGCGCCCACGCACGACGTCGTCGTCAACGAGGGCAAGCCGGGCTTCCCCAGGGTGTACGTCGTCTCCCGGACGGTCCCCTGATCCGCACCGCCGCCCCGGTCCGTGACCGGGTGCGCCCGGTGCGCACAGGTCCGGTCGCGGAACCGATTGTCAGTGCCCGCCCGTAGAGTCGAAGGCGAACAATCCGACGACACGGGTGGGCGTGCACGGGGACGGGCGGGAGGTGACAGGGCGCATGAGCGAGGGGACCATGACGGCCGAACGGCACACGGCCGGGACGGACGCGGGGGAGGCCGGCCCGGCGGACGCGGCGATCGCGGCCGCCACCGCGGAGATCCCCGTCGGTCTCGCCGCCGTCTTCCTGCCGGCGGCCCTGCCACGCGACGGGCGCATCGCCTTCTACGACCCCGGGAGCGGCCCCGCCGAAGCCGTCCCGGAGCACGCCCCGCACACGCGGCTCACCGTCACCCGCCCGCACGGAGACGGAGTCCGGCGGCGGACGGTCACCGCCCTCTCCCTCCCCCTCGACGAGGCTCTGCCCCTGCTGGTCCGCGCCCGGCACGACCCCGCGGCGCACCCCGCCAC
Coding sequences within it:
- a CDS encoding GntR family transcriptional regulator codes for the protein MQLELSVDRGSPVPLYFQLSQQLEAAIEHGRLTPGSLLGNEIELAGRLGLSRPTVRQAIQSLVDKGLLVRRRGVGTQVVHSQVKRPLELSSLYDDLESAGHRPATKVLVNTVVPASPEIAAALGVAEAGEVHRIERLRFAHGEPMAYMTNYLPLGLLDLDTRQLEATGLYRLMRAAGITLHSARQTIGARAAGAAEAERLGEQRGAPLLTMQRVTFDDTGRTVEFGTHTYRPDRYSFEFQLLVRS
- a CDS encoding ROK family glucokinase, whose translation is MSTYRDLTLPRALSSARAGAAPIGSRRAPAVLRTVGTRERRSYLTAPRVPTVGIDIGGTKVMAGVVDADGNILERLRTETPDKSKSPKVVEDTIVELVLDLSDRHDVHAVGVGAAGWVDADRNRVLFAPHLSWRNEPLRDRLAGRLAVPVLVDNDANSAAWAEWRFGAGRGEDHLVMITLGTGIGGAILEDGQVKRGKYGVAGEFGHMQVVPGGHRCPCGNRGCWEQYSSGNALVREARELAAADSPVAYGIIEHVKGNIAEISGPMITELAREGDAMCIELLQDIGQWLGVGIANLAAALDPSCFVIGGGVSAADDLLIGPARDAFKRHLTGRGYRPEAHIVRAQLGPEAGMVGAADLARLVARRFRRAKRRRVERYERYERYAEAGRANQETP
- a CDS encoding sugar kinase yields the protein MIRRRALTLLIIVLLIGVPAGYLMISANQSRASGKDKEARYSANSLTQGWPSKVQRRLYQVPVPHPAWWVATYETNNWKTSRLYVEFETTDAGLSAFLTSMGVQRDDLKRDGITISDRDREVTGWKFDRPGIWSGLVNERKNPAPTHDVVVNEGKPGFPRVYVVSRTVP